The nucleotide sequence CAATGCCTTCGGGCTTGATCGAAAACAGTCGCAACTGCGGAATGACGCTACTCATAATGTTCGATTTAAACGAAATCAGCTTGAAGCCCCATTCCGATTGCGGATAGTGCTGTTCGAGGGTCGAGCCGTCCGCAAAACGTGGTGGCATATAGCTTGGGCAGCCGAGATAACGCTCGCCGTTGCTGTGGTGGCGGGCTTTTGAGACGGTTTCGTTCCAAATCTGCAAGCAGTTTTTCCATTGGAAGCCCATATTATCCTCTTTCCACGCGGACTCGTGCGGGGCAAAACGACCGCCTTTGCAATAGACATTCGCCACTTTCAGCACTTCTTCGGCTTTCAGCGTCTGTTGCAAGGTCGGCATCAAGCGTTGTACGCCGGTTAAAAGCAGATCTTGCTCGCTGGCATCGGGCGCCGGTTTTTCGCCGACAAACGCAACGTTCGCCGCCGCACGCAGAAAATAATCTTCCGAACGGTTGAGCGGATAGGTGTTGCCGTCAAGGTCGGCAATCGCATTCTCGCCAAAGCCCGGCAAGCCCATTTTCTTCGCCACTGCAATCACAAAGGCTTCCATACAGACCGTGTCGCCCTCAGCGGTTTTGGCATTTTTAGACGGTACAATCGGGTGGCGAGCGGTGCTGGCTCGGGTCGGCACACCGCCCCACGGCGTTGAAAAGCCCCAGCTCTCGAAGTTGTGCGTATCCGGCACGATGTAGTCCGCCAGTGCGGTGGTTTCGTTCATAAAGGCATCAATCGCCACAAAGAGCGGTAGGATTTTCGGATCTTTTAACTGCTCCACCGCCAAGGCATTCATCGCCCCCAAGCCATAAACCGGATTGGTCATATGGCTGATCCACGCCTTCGCCGAATATGGATAGCCCTGCACCATTGAAGTGAACATTTCGGTAGTTTGCCCGCCGGTGAACGGATACCACGCCCCTTTTGCCGGATACGGATTTTCGCCCTTCGCCACTTTCTGCTTGTATTCGCTTGAATTTTCGTAGGCTTTTTTACTGCGGGCAAGGTTCGTGCCTTTCGGTTTCACTTGGTTCGGGAAGTTCGCCAAATCGTAGCGTGGGCCATCGCCGAAATCTTTGAATTTACCCGCCCAGACCGACATTCCGCCTTTTTTGTTCATATTGCCGACCATCGCATTCAGCAACAAAATCGCCCAACTGGTATAGAAACCGGTGCTATGCATTGTGCCGCCGTGGGTAATGGCGTTGGCTTTGTGACCGTGCGAGGTGAATTTTTTCGCCAAGTTTTGAATCACTTGCACCGGCACGCCACAGATCTCGCTGTATTCCGCTAAGGTTTTTTGTTGGGCGGACTCTTTCAGCAACTGCATTGAGGATTTGACCCGTACTTCCGTGCCGTCCAACAATTTTGCCATTTCATCAACAAAAATGACCGCTTGTAAGCAATCTTTCGCTGCCACCAGCTCGCCGGTTGCCTGATCTTTCACCACCATCGCATTCTCTTCCACTTTATCTTCGGGGTCGAGTTGCACTGCTTGCAGATCGGTAATGCGTAACGCCTGCCCGAATTTCGGGTGTTTTTCGTCCGCCACAATCAAATGCGAAGCGTTGCAGTAGCTGGCGTGGTTGGCTTGGCTCATCGCCGACAGGCTTGGGCGAGAGAGATAGTCGGCGTTGAAACGGTCGTTTTCGATAATCCAACGCAACATCCCCATCACCAAGGCTAAATCGCCTTCGGGCTTAATTGGCACCCAGTTGTTGTTTTGGGTGGCGAGGGTAGAAGTCATCTCCAAGCGTGGAGCGACTACTACATAGCTGAAATTGTCGTCCGGACGGCGTTTGGCAAGCTGACGGGCTTGACGTTTGAACGGGTTGCCCGACTGTGCCGGCGATGTGCCGATAAACAGGATAAATTCGGCGTGATCCCAGTCCGGTTTGGCGTGCTGATTGTTCTCGAAATCTTTCATAAACGCCCCCGAACCGTTACGGTAGGAAGCCCCACAATACGCTCCGTGTTGGGAGAAGTTGATTGTGCCGAAACTGCGTTGGGCAAAGCGTTGCAACAACGGCTGACGACCTTCCGGGCCGGCAAAGGTGACTAGCAGTTGGTTGGCTTTCACGCCTAAATCGGGCTGTTTCGGGTTGATCGGCTCTTGCAGGTTGCGAATGGCTTTCAAGCCCTCCACTTCGCCCTCGCCGAACAGATTACCGCCATTCACCACTTCTTCCACTAACTGCTCAAAGCTAATCGTCTGCCACTTGCCCTCACCCCGTTTGCCGACACGTTTCAACGGCTGAGTAATGCGATACGGACTATTGATGCTGTCCAAAAATGCCGCCCCACGCGCGCAAGCGGTCGAACGGTTTTCAATCCCGCTTTCGCCCGCCAGCAACACTTCCGCCTTGGCAATCGGCATACCGAACGGCAGGGTTTTATCGCTCGATAACGGGTGGTACGGATTGCCCGAAATGCGGATAACTTGATTGGTTTTCAAATCGACCCTCGCCCGCACGCCACACTGCGTCCAACAGCCCATACACTGCGTGTTGCACACGATTTGATCAGGATTGCTCAACAGCTTGCCTTCAATCACCTGATATTCCGGCACAAGCGAATTGCCGTGAATCGGATCACGGGTTTTCTCGCCCGAAGTGCCGTGCATCACCCCTTTGGCAATCTCCGACACCTTCGGCGCATACCCCGCCCCAAACGCTGCCGCCCCACCAAGGGCTAGGCCGCCTTTTAATAAATTTCTACGTTTATTGTTCATTTTTCTTTTCCCCACAAATCATCACATTCAGTTGCCATACAACCACGCTGACTAAAACCGCCAATCCAAAAATCGACACAATCCCTAATCCGCCATCAACGGCGAACCAATCAAAATGATATGGATTTTGTAAGGCATTGGTTTTGGCAATAGTTTGGGTTTGGATCACCAATACCCAACGTAGCCACCAGCCGAAGCCGAAGAGAGCGACCACGCCGAGCCATTGCAAGCGGTGGTTTTTGCCGAGAAAACTGCAAATCAAGGCTATCAGCCAGCAGAGACCGGTGAGATAGGCAGTGATGGAGCCGTTGAAAAGCAGGGCGAAATCACGTTGGGCAGTTTCACTGCTGAATGCAAGGCCAACAACAGAAAGTGCGGTTAAAATTAACAAGATTTGTAGGGACACACTGCGTGTGTCCGTGGACGCAAGCATTGCGTCCCTACGTGTAATAAAGCGAGTCAATCCCAACGCCACCGCCCACGCTGAGAACAGCATAATCGGCAACAGCCACGCACTGTGCCACAAGGCTCTGGTGCCGGTTTGGTAGGTTTCAAGCACGGTGTAGCCGATAATGCCAACGGCGGTGAGTACCGAAAAC is from Mannheimia varigena and encodes:
- the nrfD gene encoding NrfD/PsrC family molybdoenzyme membrane anchor subunit, translated to MIREVLVEPQHIVWLPWIVNYFFFVGVAATAVFTAVLFAKKAQKPTAFEQSAVLIAFIGSIIAPVALTADLHQPSRILHFYTDFAWWSPMAWGAIILPLFSVAVAGYFVLTLAHNARPNLPKWLAWLNLPFLRSQGLLWAFRLFSVLTAVGIIGYTVLETYQTGTRALWHSAWLLPIMLFSAWAVALGLTRFITRRDAMLASTDTRSVSLQILLILTALSVVGLAFSSETAQRDFALLFNGSITAYLTGLCWLIALICSFLGKNHRLQWLGVVALFGFGWWLRWVLVIQTQTIAKTNALQNPYHFDWFAVDGGLGIVSIFGLAVLVSVVVWQLNVMICGEKKNEQ
- a CDS encoding tetrathionate reductase subunit A, coding for MNNKRRNLLKGGLALGGAAAFGAGYAPKVSEIAKGVMHGTSGEKTRDPIHGNSLVPEYQVIEGKLLSNPDQIVCNTQCMGCWTQCGVRARVDLKTNQVIRISGNPYHPLSSDKTLPFGMPIAKAEVLLAGESGIENRSTACARGAAFLDSINSPYRITQPLKRVGKRGEGKWQTISFEQLVEEVVNGGNLFGEGEVEGLKAIRNLQEPINPKQPDLGVKANQLLVTFAGPEGRQPLLQRFAQRSFGTINFSQHGAYCGASYRNGSGAFMKDFENNQHAKPDWDHAEFILFIGTSPAQSGNPFKRQARQLAKRRPDDNFSYVVVAPRLEMTSTLATQNNNWVPIKPEGDLALVMGMLRWIIENDRFNADYLSRPSLSAMSQANHASYCNASHLIVADEKHPKFGQALRITDLQAVQLDPEDKVEENAMVVKDQATGELVAAKDCLQAVIFVDEMAKLLDGTEVRVKSSMQLLKESAQQKTLAEYSEICGVPVQVIQNLAKKFTSHGHKANAITHGGTMHSTGFYTSWAILLLNAMVGNMNKKGGMSVWAGKFKDFGDGPRYDLANFPNQVKPKGTNLARSKKAYENSSEYKQKVAKGENPYPAKGAWYPFTGGQTTEMFTSMVQGYPYSAKAWISHMTNPVYGLGAMNALAVEQLKDPKILPLFVAIDAFMNETTALADYIVPDTHNFESWGFSTPWGGVPTRASTARHPIVPSKNAKTAEGDTVCMEAFVIAVAKKMGLPGFGENAIADLDGNTYPLNRSEDYFLRAAANVAFVGEKPAPDASEQDLLLTGVQRLMPTLQQTLKAEEVLKVANVYCKGGRFAPHESAWKEDNMGFQWKNCLQIWNETVSKARHHSNGERYLGCPSYMPPRFADGSTLEQHYPQSEWGFKLISFKSNIMSSVIPQLRLFSIKPEGIVAMHSEDAKERGIKHGDLVKLSTPAASLNVQIMVLDGLARGTIAIEHGYGHKQHGATAYSINGVEVPAHPMIQKGINLNDLAIVDHTRTVKSPMLDWVCGSAVRNGIPAKVEKIA